One window of the Trifolium pratense cultivar HEN17-A07 linkage group LG2, ARS_RC_1.1, whole genome shotgun sequence genome contains the following:
- the LOC123905235 gene encoding AT-hook motif nuclear-localized protein 13-like gives MESREANNEHETQQQPRPPPLQHQFPRNLQTATMVLVGPNLFTNSTVPTTMMTPVTAQFPPFNMNIHPSPRENFNNNINDIVTVPQTAPSTTLMPCMTVAGGSSSVFPSASDSSSAKRKRGRPRKYFGDGEVDSGSGSGQAQAAVVAPPPATATAVTSPDSSAKSARGRGRPRGSFKQKNVIGLAGTCFTPYVIIVNPGEDIVAKLTAACRGGPNSEICIFSAHGLVSTVALHHLEKIATYEGTFEIVSLSGTLASENNNGGKRMGSWKVSLCGGRDARIWGGVVANKLIAASSVKVILGSFTVDGKKASSSNWNSGPSSAPSSQFAAFGTPTGAMSQGHSCDESSGDNDDNPFIHGPSGVYNNAEQPIPNLAGYQQMWARHTQQ, from the exons ATGGAATCGCGTGAAGCAAATAACGAGCATGAAACACAACAACAACCACGACCACCACCTCTTCAACATCAGTTTCCTCGTAACCTTCAAACTGCAACTATGGTTCTGGTGGGTCCCAATCTGTTTACAAACAGCACCGTTCCCACAACCATGATGACACCTGTCACTGCTCAGTTTCCTCCGTTCAACATGAACATTCACCCTTCTCCTCGTGAGAatttcaacaacaacatcaatgaTATTGTAACTGTACCTCAAACTGCACCATCCACTACCTTGATGCCATGCATGACGGTGGCGGGAGGTTCTTCCTCTGTCTTTCCCTCTGCCTCTGACTCCAGTTCGGCTAAGAGGAAGAGGGGAAGGCCGAGGAAGTATTTTGGTGATGGTGAGGTTGATTCTGGCTCCGGCTCGGGTCAAGCTCAAGCTGCTGTTGTTGCTCCTCCTCCTGCTACTGCTACTGCAGTTACTTCTCCTGATTCTTCTGCGAAGAGTGCCAGAGGAAGAGGAAGGCCTCGTGGCTCTTTTAAGCAGAAGAATGTGATTG GACTTGCTGGTACATGTTTCACTCCGTATGTGATCATTGTGAATCCTGGGGAG GACATTGTTGCGAAACTTACGGCTGCTTGTCGCGGAGGACCTAATTCTGAGATATGCATTTTTTCTGCCCATGGTTTGGTTAGCACTGTTGCCCTTCATCATTTGGAGAAAATCGCTACTTATGAG GGAACATTTGAAATTGTATCCCTCTCAGGGACCTTGGCATCTGAGAACAACAATGGTGGTAAAAGAATGGGTAGCTGGAAGGTATCTCTATGCGGGGGTCGTGATGCACGCATTTGGGGAGGTGTGGTTGCTAATAAGCTTATTGCGGCATCGTCTGTTAAG GTCATATTGGGTAGTTTTACTGTGGATGGAAAAAAGGCTAGCTCAAGTAACTGGAATTCTGGGCCTTCTTCAGCGCCATCGTCCCAATTTGCTGCTTTTGGGACTCCAACTGGCGCTATGTCTCAAGGGCATTCATGTGATGAGTCCTCTGGTGACAATGACGACAACCCTTTTATTCATGGACCATCTGGAGTCTACAACAATGCTGAGCAGCCTATTCCCAACTTGGCGGGGTACCAGCAGATGTGGGCTCGCCATACTCAGCAGTGA
- the LOC123905236 gene encoding uncharacterized protein LOC123905236 — translation MDCLVMPVSLIRRRSTTGSRFGYKQLTNDGLLDHQDSDNRVTVVVGKNKKVFLVDPNILQENPFQVLMNISMKKDPTKTEKDNFHFTSTHDHDHERVIFVDVDDILFEHMLWLMNNDTSSLFQLNLKDIVDFYM, via the coding sequence ATGGATTGTTTGGTGATGCCAGTTTCATTAATTCGTCGAAGATCCACCACAGGTTCAAGGTTTGGTTATAAGCAACTAACCAATGATGGGTTGTTGGATCATCAAGATTCCGACAACCGCGTCACGGTGGTCGTCGGAAAAAACAAGAAAGTGTTCCTTGTAGACCCTAATATATTACAAGAAAATCCATTTCAGGTTTTGATGAATATCTCTATGAAGAAGGATCCAACAAAGACAGAGAAAGATAATTTCCATTTCACATCAACTCATGATCATGATCATGAGAGAGTTATCTTTGTGGATGTTGATGATATTTTGTTTGAGCACATGTTATGGCTTATGAACAATGATACATCTTCTTTGTTTCAGCTTAATTTGAAGGATATTGTTGATTTCTATATGTAA
- the LOC123908907 gene encoding probable transcriptional regulator RABBIT EARS, producing the protein MATDIGLLSNMTQIQKSSQSQSQQHQPNPNSNTTIASQSPSTWMWNPKHHQHQQNDEEEDEDSWEVRAFAEDTRNIMNTTWPPRSYSCTFCRREFRSAQALGGHMNVHRRDRARLHQNQPPLNSSHHHPSSSPFINIPPQELVANAGLCFLYHLPNPNSNNVIGSSFNGSNGESPSTLLSISSSTSYPPNNLMMQMQMQTCSPPPSFNFQANSARNMINHSISSFSSKVDQQTAICTSIDDNNGHGIEELDLELRLGNKP; encoded by the coding sequence ATGGCTACAGATATTGGCCTTCTTTCCAATATGACTCAGATCCAAAAATCTTCACAATCACAATCTCAACAACATCAACCAAACCCTAACTCCAACACAACCATAGCCTCACAATCACCATCAACTTGGATGTGGAACCCTAAACATCACCAACACCAacaaaatgatgaagaagaagatgaagattcatGGGAGGTAAGAGCTTTTGCTGAAGATACAAGGAACATCATGAACACAACATGGCCACCAAGATCTTACTCTTGTACTTTTTGTAGAAGAGAGTTCAGGTCAGCACAGGCTCTCGGCGGTCACATGAATGTTCACCGCAGAGACCGTGCTCGCCTGCATCAAAATCAACCACCATTAAATTCCTCTCATCATCATCCTTCGTCTTCGCCGTTCATAAATATCCCTCCTCAAGAACTTGTTGCAAATGCTGGATTGTGCTTTCTTTACCATTTACCAAACCCTAATAGTAATAATGTTATTGGTTCTTCTTTCAATGGTTCTAATGGAGAATCTCCTTCAACTCTTCTTTCTATTTCATCATCAACATCTTATCCACCAAATAATTTGATGATGCAAATGCAAATGCAAACTTGTTCTCCTCCTCCATCTTTTAATTTTCAGGCTAATTCAGCTAGGAATATGATCAATCATAgcatttcttctttttctagCAAAGTGGATCAACAAACTGCTATTTGCACCTCCATAGATGATAATAATGGTCATGGAATTGAAGAGCTTGATCTTGAGCTTCGATTGGGAAACAAGCCATGA